The following coding sequences lie in one Sphingomonas sp. M1-B02 genomic window:
- a CDS encoding MFS transporter — protein MTSHRIPKSDRLRLGLFAFGDFAFNLYWQSATLFLLFYYTEVLRLSVGWAATTYMIALVWDGLVSLAVGMWADRHRAQGYRRYLTLGAVPLGLSFMLAYLPPMGSGGWAAATVLATHLLFRTAYAAVNIPYLAMTARISADSGDRALVAGLRMLFGTGAMVIVSLGTVPLGRWLSGGEALGNSYFTSAAAFSVVGAAILLAVGWWVPERTAPMVEARISLRTALANLAANRAFVTLNAAMAAVTIASIFLSKSVLYYYKYELGDEAAGQLALAAMGVVGAIAVPFWTIVCRRAGARATWFAATLPAALLLGLFAAVAVRDTGMMRLFLVAIQLLLIGLHIAFWAMLPNTVEWGERETGTRLEGAVFGLATLVQRSAIGLATGLFGLTLDMIGYRATIAQSAETLEGLRLAIGLVPLACVGLSIALMAANPLRRRAHAELVAELERRG, from the coding sequence GTGACTTCGCACCGAATCCCGAAGAGCGATCGCTTGCGGCTAGGGCTGTTCGCCTTCGGCGATTTCGCGTTCAATCTCTACTGGCAGAGCGCCACGCTGTTCCTGCTCTTTTACTATACCGAAGTGCTGCGGCTGTCGGTGGGATGGGCGGCGACCACCTATATGATCGCCTTGGTGTGGGACGGGCTGGTCAGCCTGGCCGTCGGGATGTGGGCGGATCGGCATCGCGCGCAGGGCTATCGGCGCTATCTGACGCTGGGCGCGGTGCCGCTGGGGCTCTCCTTCATGCTGGCCTATCTGCCGCCGATGGGGAGCGGGGGCTGGGCTGCGGCGACGGTGCTGGCGACGCACCTGCTGTTCCGCACCGCGTATGCGGCGGTGAACATCCCCTATCTGGCCATGACCGCGCGGATCAGCGCCGATAGCGGCGATCGGGCGTTGGTGGCGGGATTGCGGATGTTGTTCGGGACGGGGGCGATGGTGATCGTCAGCCTGGGGACGGTGCCGCTGGGGCGGTGGCTGAGCGGGGGGGAGGCGCTGGGCAATAGCTATTTCACCAGCGCGGCGGCGTTCAGCGTAGTGGGGGCGGCGATTTTGCTGGCGGTGGGCTGGTGGGTGCCCGAGCGGACTGCGCCGATGGTCGAGGCGCGCATCTCGCTGCGAACGGCCCTCGCGAACCTCGCGGCGAACCGCGCCTTCGTGACGCTCAACGCGGCGATGGCGGCCGTCACGATCGCGTCGATCTTCCTGTCGAAATCGGTGCTCTATTATTACAAATACGAGCTTGGGGACGAGGCGGCGGGGCAGCTTGCCCTCGCCGCCATGGGCGTGGTCGGCGCGATCGCCGTGCCCTTCTGGACGATCGTCTGCCGGCGCGCCGGCGCCCGCGCGACCTGGTTCGCGGCGACGCTGCCGGCGGCGCTGCTGCTCGGACTGTTCGCGGCAGTGGCGGTGCGCGACACCGGCATGATGCGGCTGTTCCTGGTCGCGATCCAGCTGCTGCTGATCGGGCTGCACATCGCCTTCTGGGCGATGTTGCCGAACACGGTCGAGTGGGGCGAGCGCGAGACCGGGACGCGGCTGGAGGGCGCGGTGTTCGGGCTGGCGACGCTGGTGCAGCGAAGCGCGATCGGGCTGGCGACGGGACTGTTCGGGCTCACGCTGGACATGATCGGCTATCGCGCGACGATCGCGCAGTCGGCCGAGACGCTGGAGGGGCTGCGGCTCGCGATCGGGCTGGTGCCGCTGGCCTGCGTCGGGCTGTCGATCGCGCTGATGGCCGCGAACCCCCTCCGCCGCCGCGCCCATGCCGAACTGGTGGCGGAGCTGGAGCGGAGGGGGTGA
- a CDS encoding glycoside hydrolase family 3 N-terminal domain-containing protein, translated as MVEARISRRAALMGAGAVVAWASSPARALFRSIEDPATPAFIDGLIARMTPQEKAGQLTLNAAAWAGSAATNLNPPTAGASFEEQLQQVRDGQLTGVFNGNGAEMSRRMQTVAMQESRLKVPLIFAADIIHGHRTVFPVPLGEAASWDPDLAERTAHIAAVEAAAAGIDWTFAPMVDVARDARWGRGVEGAGEDVYLGNLFAAARVRGFQGKRLTDRDSVLACAKHFAAYGAAEAGLDYNTVDVSERTLREVYFPPFQAAFDAGALSAMASFNELSGIPATGNKWLLDEVLHGEWNYGGLVVSDYTGDEEMIAHGFARDARDAARIAFLAGVDMCMQSGFYMKHLPDLVQAGDVPMARLDQAVRRVLAVKAKLGLFDDPFRRIEPRREKAVVLSKPHRALAREAARRSVVLLKNDGDLLPLRKNQKIALIGPFAAGQHDLVGPWCVYGDDKQAVDLATGMRAAAANPALITVAEGSEVEAPLAGGIEAAVAAARAADVVILAIGEGTRMSGEAQSVTEIVVPAPQMALAEAIAATGKPIVVLLKNGRALALEGAVANAPAILVSWFLGTETGPALADILYGAYAPSGRLPVSFPRAAGQVPYHYSHKPTGRPNPDGPLQEYKTHYRGVPNSALYPFGHGLTYGRIDYADLRLDPTLAWDGTLKVRAVVRNSGSRAAEEVVQLYIRDRTASITRPVRELKGFRKIALKPGESQQVEFTLRRSDLMFVGTDNRWTVEPGLFDLWIAPSAEAPGLSGRFELAKA; from the coding sequence ATGGTCGAAGCACGGATTTCGCGACGCGCCGCACTGATGGGCGCAGGCGCGGTCGTCGCCTGGGCTAGCAGCCCGGCGCGCGCGCTGTTCCGATCGATCGAGGATCCGGCCACCCCCGCATTCATCGATGGCCTCATCGCCCGGATGACCCCGCAGGAAAAGGCCGGCCAGCTGACTCTCAACGCCGCCGCCTGGGCCGGATCGGCTGCCACGAACCTCAATCCACCCACCGCCGGTGCCAGTTTCGAAGAGCAGTTGCAGCAGGTTCGCGATGGCCAGCTCACCGGCGTGTTCAACGGCAATGGCGCCGAAATGTCGCGCCGGATGCAGACCGTCGCGATGCAGGAATCGCGGCTCAAGGTCCCGCTGATCTTCGCCGCGGACATCATCCACGGTCACCGCACCGTCTTCCCGGTGCCGCTGGGCGAAGCCGCGAGCTGGGACCCCGATCTCGCCGAGCGCACCGCGCACATCGCCGCGGTGGAAGCCGCCGCCGCCGGGATCGACTGGACCTTCGCGCCGATGGTCGACGTTGCCCGCGACGCCCGCTGGGGTCGCGGCGTCGAGGGCGCCGGCGAGGATGTCTATCTCGGCAACCTCTTCGCCGCCGCCCGCGTGCGCGGTTTCCAGGGCAAGCGCCTGACCGATCGCGACTCGGTGCTCGCCTGCGCCAAGCATTTCGCGGCCTATGGCGCGGCCGAAGCAGGGCTCGATTACAATACGGTCGACGTTTCCGAACGCACCTTGCGCGAAGTCTACTTCCCGCCCTTCCAGGCCGCGTTCGATGCGGGTGCGCTGTCGGCGATGGCCTCGTTCAACGAATTGTCGGGCATCCCCGCGACCGGCAACAAATGGCTGCTCGACGAAGTCCTTCATGGCGAGTGGAATTATGGCGGGCTGGTCGTCTCCGATTATACCGGCGACGAGGAGATGATCGCGCACGGCTTCGCCAGGGACGCGCGCGACGCCGCGCGCATCGCCTTCCTCGCCGGGGTCGATATGTGCATGCAGAGCGGCTTCTACATGAAGCATCTGCCTGATCTCGTGCAGGCCGGCGACGTGCCGATGGCGCGGCTCGACCAGGCGGTGCGCCGCGTGCTCGCGGTAAAAGCCAAGCTCGGCCTGTTCGACGATCCTTTCCGCCGCATCGAACCGCGGCGCGAGAAAGCGGTCGTCCTCTCCAAGCCCCACCGCGCGCTCGCCCGCGAGGCCGCGCGCCGCTCGGTCGTGCTCCTGAAGAATGACGGCGATCTGCTGCCGCTGCGGAAGAATCAGAAGATCGCACTGATCGGCCCCTTCGCGGCAGGCCAGCACGATCTGGTCGGCCCCTGGTGCGTCTATGGCGACGACAAGCAGGCAGTCGATCTCGCCACCGGCATGCGCGCCGCGGCTGCTAACCCCGCCTTGATCACCGTGGCCGAGGGCTCCGAAGTCGAAGCGCCGCTCGCCGGCGGCATCGAGGCTGCAGTCGCCGCCGCGCGCGCCGCCGATGTCGTCATCCTCGCAATCGGCGAGGGTACGCGCATGTCGGGCGAGGCACAGTCGGTCACCGAGATCGTCGTCCCCGCCCCCCAGATGGCGCTCGCGGAGGCGATCGCCGCCACGGGCAAGCCGATCGTCGTGCTGCTCAAGAACGGCCGCGCGCTCGCGCTCGAAGGCGCCGTGGCGAATGCGCCGGCGATCCTGGTCAGCTGGTTCCTCGGCACCGAGACCGGCCCTGCCCTCGCCGACATCCTTTACGGCGCCTATGCGCCCTCGGGCCGTCTGCCGGTCAGCTTCCCGCGCGCGGCGGGCCAGGTCCCCTATCATTACAGCCACAAGCCGACCGGCCGGCCCAATCCCGATGGCCCGCTGCAGGAATATAAGACGCACTATCGCGGCGTGCCCAATTCGGCGCTCTATCCGTTCGGGCACGGCCTAACCTACGGCCGGATCGACTATGCCGACCTGCGATTGGATCCGACGCTCGCTTGGGACGGCACGCTCAAGGTCCGCGCCGTCGTCCGCAACAGCGGCAGTCGCGCCGCCGAGGAAGTCGTCCAGCTCTACATCCGCGATCGCACCGCCAGCATCACCCGCCCGGTCCGCGAGCTAAAAGGCTTCCGCAAGATCGCGCTCAAGCCCGGCGAATCGCAGCAGGTGGAGTTCACCCTGCGCCGCTCGGACCTGATGTTCGTGGGGACCGACAATCGCTGGACGGTCGAGCCCGGCCTGTTCGATCTGTGGATCGCCCCCTCCGCCGAGGCCCCGGGGCTTTCGGGCCGCTTCGAGCTGGCGAAAGCCTGA